agaaataATATATTCAAACAATTCAAATGTAGATACAATCAAgagaatcagaaaataaaatatccttaAGAGGGCTTGGGATTATCCCCTACAACTCAAAAAAATATTCCTGAGTTCCAAGTACTCTACAACATAGGCTGCAATACAGTCGACTATAGTATTTGCCTTTCAGAAAATATGCCTGGTCACTCACATGGCATTCTGATAACAGCACAGATATATCCTTTAAAAGGAGATGAGGTGTAGTTCTAAATCCACATCACCACCATAGTAGAGTCATATTCGATCATGAGATGGTCGGCCCTTAGGGTTTGCCTGGCATGCATAATCTTAGTCCAGGCAGCACGCAGCTCTACCTCAGGTACCGTAGATGCAAAGAGATAGCTTCTCCCAATAATTATCAATTTGGAATCAGATCCATGAATCACAAAGCTCGCCCGACCCTATATGTCCTAGACACCGCCATCAATATTGACTTTCAAGTACCTCAGAGGAGGGGGCTTCCAAGCAATAAATACTCATCGAATCGCTGTATGAGTAGAATGGGAGTTCCAGATCTCTAAGGGTCTAGAGGTCACGTCAATCATTTTCATAATCAGAATATGAGCTCTCTCTAGAATAAATCTCACTGGGCTTCTCTTGGACCCAAACACCAGGATATTCTTAGCAAGCCAAATGTGATAGGCCATATATAAAGCACATGAACCCAATGCACCGAGAACAACTCCTGTCACACTCCTCCGTAGGTACTCTAAGAATGTTTGAGCAGGAGCTACAGCTTGGATGAATTGCTGGTCCGGTGAGATACTAAACCTGCTTGACTTTCAGACATAAAAATAAAATGTACTTTACCATCTCATTCTCTACACCAGAGTATCAACAGGTTGGctagatctccatacctcggccCCTCAGAATGGATCTCATTAGAAGCCGATTCTAAGCCACCTTTCAAAGAACGATAAATTAAGCATATTCACCATAGGACTCTAGCCTTAGGCTGGTCATTCTTATTCATTGCTTGCCCGTGGAAAggtttgaggtttgatttcagaaATTCTAGAAAGACAAATAGAAATCCAAATTTTGCTTTTAAAAAGAAGGGCCAAATAATTAAGGGCTAGGAGGGAAAAGAATAGCACTGGAAATTTTAGCAAGGTGACCATATCGATGGTGCATAACCTACAAGCTCATTTTCCAGAGGTCAATTTCAGTGTATGGCCATGAAAGCTTCGTCGACTTCGGACCTTTTTGGGGCAAAAGAGTTTGGAATTTTTGAAAACTAGAACTCAGCAGCAACCCAAGCACGAAATTAGTAAATCtgaactttctttctttttcttaagtACAGAAATTTGAAACAGTACACCAGGCATTTGCAACCAAGATAGTGCATCACCAACATGGCCTTGCTAGCTGTAGGAAGGCTCTGTTCTCCAAGATCTAAATCCAAGCCCAGGACGCGAACCTTACAAGGCCCAATTTGGCCCGGTGCATGACCCGGATACTTGTCTGGTTTGACCGCTTCAGACAACAAAAACAGCAGATCTCTAGAGCACAGAGCTCAGACTAACGGAGTTAATACCACGAATCTCTCCAATAATCTCCTTCAAAGCTGCACCATCTTTTAAAATGGATGCGTGCGACACCCCTGGCAATTTAATCACCTTCAGGACCTGTCTCGCCGAGTCCGCCCACTCTGACTCAAGTGCCAACAAGCTTACCATATTCACAGTCCCATCTCCATCCCCATATACCATCTCGGGTTGCACGTCAAACCCCTCCGTTCCATAGAACAACACTTCTGGCGTCTCGATCCCGGTTCCAACCATACAAGTCACCGGCACACCGGCCTCCATCAATCTCTCGGTCATCGGTAATATCCTCGTGTTATACGGAATAACCCCTTCATTATATCCGATATCCTTGAGAAACTGTGGTATATCGTATGCTGAATAAGTTTTGTTTTGGGCCATGACAAGTGGCTTCTTACCGAACACTGTGGGCGAAGGTAGAAGCCATAGATTGCTCTCCGAGCTCCTCTGCTCGTCTCGAACCAACAATGGGTCAACGATGGGGATGCCGAGGGTGTATCCCGATGCGAAGGTGAGCATCTCTTGAACCGTGCCAGCCCATGGTGCGGAGAGTGTGACCAGGTGTTTGATGTATTTCCGACGCCATGTTAAGGGGTTGCGAACGAGGAGTTGGAGGGCAAAGAGGCCACCGAGGCTGTGGGAGAGGAGGATGACAGGCTTGCCGCCGTTGGCGGCACTAGCTGCTTCGATGAGTTGCCTGAGGTCCTGGAGGTATTGAGTACCCACTTGGCTGGGGTGGCCTTCGGCAGAGAGGCCATAGCGGAAGTCATAGGGGGCGCCGAAGAGGTTGTGACCATCTTCATAGCCGATTTCTTCCAGTGAGTCTACCAGAGTGGCCATGTAGTTGGTGATAAACCTGCACATATTGATTCCTTGCAAGTATAAATTTGGTGCCGGAAAATGATGAGGAGAGAAAGGAGCAAGTTGGCGGCAACATGGTTTGGATTTGGTGAGGATAATTTCCATAGAATTGGCTCATGGAGCTGGCTCgcgcaataaaaatttaataacaaCATGGGCTTGGTAAACGTACTTAAGATTAGGGTCAAGGTAGAGAAGCCCCTGAGTAGAACCGAAGTATGGGACTCGGGTCTCGACGCCGGGGGCGTTCCGGTAGTCGTCGATGTCGCCATGGTAGTAGAGTGTCATCCTCTCGGCGAAGCACCGGGTGAGAGGGGCCACCAATACAGTTGGGTCGAACCATAGCCTGAACCATCCCTCTATCCTCCTTTCGACTGCCGAGAGGCAGCAAACAAGGTTGGAGGGCTTGTAGGCTTCAGTTAGCCGGGCCTCCAGCTGGTTGCCTCCGCTTCCAGGTATCACAACCAAGGGGTGAAGCTCGCTGCCTCTCACGGAGAGGCACATAGACAGCAGCAGAGCCATGAAAGCCGCCACTCCCATTCTTGctggaatagtttgatctatttcTGTGCTGCGGAGGAAACGCCAGTTTATTATCTGGATTTTATTGGTTTGGTGTCGTCGTGGTGGGTATTTTGCGTGGTCGGCGCTTCCTTGGACTACTTGGATGGTGGGGTGGCCACGTATTCTCGGTGAACTCTTGGTTGTGATGCGCACCCTGAACTTTTTT
This genomic window from Elaeis guineensis isolate ETL-2024a chromosome 13, EG11, whole genome shotgun sequence contains:
- the LOC105055852 gene encoding lecithin-cholesterol acyltransferase-like 1, which produces MGVAAFMALLLSMCLSVRGSELHPLVVIPGSGGNQLEARLTEAYKPSNLVCCLSAVERRIEGWFRLWFDPTVLVAPLTRCFAERMTLYYHGDIDDYRNAPGVETRVPYFGSTQGLLYLDPNLKFITNYMATLVDSLEEIGYEDGHNLFGAPYDFRYGLSAEGHPSQVGTQYLQDLRQLIEAASAANGGKPVILLSHSLGGLFALQLLVRNPLTWRRKYIKHLVTLSAPWAGTVQEMLTFASGYTLGIPIVDPLLVRDEQRSSESNLWLLPSPTVFGKKPLVMAQNKTYSAYDIPQFLKDIGYNEGVIPYNTRILPMTERLMEAGVPVTCMVGTGIETPEVLFYGTEGFDVQPEMVYGDGDGTVNMVSLLALESEWADSARQVLKVIKLPGVSHASILKDGAALKEIIGEIRGINSVSLSSVL